One Helicoverpa armigera isolate CAAS_96S chromosome 1, ASM3070526v1, whole genome shotgun sequence genomic window carries:
- the LOC110373034 gene encoding ADP/ATP translocase 1, protein MEKDKDKVIVAKPKREAGAFLKDFLAGGISAAVSKTAVAPIERVKILLQVQDVNKQVKKDKRYKGIIDVLVRVPREQGFFSLWRGNLANVIRYFPTQALNFAFKDKYKSMFLGGIDKHKQFWKYFAGNLAAGGAAGATSMCFVYPLDFARTRLAADIGRGKNKQFHGLIDCLMKTIKTDGPLGWYRGFVVSVQGIIIYRATYFGLFDTAKAFFPDPHNTSLFFTWVIAQSVTTFAGICSYPLDTVRRRMMMQSGVPPEQRQYKSTAHCWAVILKNEGGRAFFKGAFSNVLRGTGGAFVLVLYDEIKKFL, encoded by the exons ATGgagaaagataaagataaagtaaTTGTAGCGAAGCCAAAACGAGAGGCAGGAGCGTTCTTAAAAGATTTCCTGGCGGGCGGTATATCAGCCGCCGTGTCAAAGACCGCAGTAGCTCCAATCGAACGAGTGAAGATTCTTTTACAGGTGCAAGATGTAAATAAACAAGTCAAAAAGGATAAGAGATACAAAG gTATCATCGACGTTTTAGTACGTGTACCTAGGGAACAGGGATTCTTCTCACTATGGCGAGGCAACTTAGCAAATGTTATCCGGTACTTCCCGACACAAGCTCTAAACTTCGCCTTTAAGGACAAATACAAAAGTATGTTCCTTGGCGGTATTGATAAACACAAGCAGTTCTGGAAATACTTCGCTGGCAATCTAGCGGCTGGCGGGGCTGCCGGTGCAACTTCTATGTGTTTCGTGTACCCTCTGGATTTCGCACGAACCAG GTTAGCTGCTGATATCGGCAGAGGCAAAAACAAGCAGTTCCATGGACTGATCGACTGTCTAATGAAGACTATAAAGACAGACGGACCGTTGGGCTGGTACCGAGGCTTCGTGGTATCGGTACAGGGTATCATCATCTACCGCGCGACCTATTTCGGTTTATTTGACACTGCGAAGGCTTTTTTTCCTGACCCACACAACACTTCACTATTTTTTACTTGGGTCATTGCTCAG TCGGTGACGACATTCGCGGGTATCTGCTCGTACCCGCTGGACACGGTGCGGCGGCGAATGATGATGCAGTCGGGAGTGCCTCCCGAACAGCGGCAGTACAAGAGTACGGCGCATTGCTGGGCGGtcattttaaaaaatgaagGTGGTCGTGCCTTCTTCAAAGGAGCCTTCTCCAACGTGCTAAGAGGCACAGGTGGAGCCTTCGTGCTTGTGTTGTATGATGAAATCAAGAAATTCCTATGA